From Onychostoma macrolepis isolate SWU-2019 chromosome 05, ASM1243209v1, whole genome shotgun sequence, one genomic window encodes:
- the LOC131541582 gene encoding uncharacterized protein C3orf85-like, with the protein MKSMRHIVILMTLISGAFAAPFVKGEQAKKFLRLKRQSGYWDPSYPQNQWGYTLQEQANEYWTDLRTNAQYYMDMGNLVFDRSLADETNRLYMDMLRDVRAQLDAHTGQQ; encoded by the exons ATGAAAAGCATGAGGCATATAGTGATTCTGATGACTCTCATAAGTG GTGCATTTGCTGCTCCATTTGTGAAGGGGGAGCAGGCCAAGAAATTTTTACGTCTAAAGAGGCAGTCTGGCTACTGGGACCCCAGTTATCCCCAGAACCAATGGGGTTACACCTTACAGGAGCAG GCAAATGAATACTGGACTGATTTGAGAACAAATGCTCAGTATTACATGGACATGGGAAACCTGGTGTTTGACCGTTCTCTGGCTGA TGAGACCAATAGGCTCTACATGGACATGCTGAGGGATGTAAGAGCACAGCTGGATGCACACACAGGCCAGCAGTGA